One window from the genome of Fulvivirga lutea encodes:
- a CDS encoding restriction endonuclease subunit S → MPNNWKTYKLSELTNKIGSGATPRGGKEAYKDSGISLIRSQNVLDFSFSTNGLAFIDEKQAEGLKNVTVESRDVLLNITGDSVARVCQVPEKWLPARVNQHVAIVRANREKLSPEFLKYSLLSKANKEYLLTLASAGATRNAITKSMIEDFEISIPDLKEQKAIASILSSLDDKIELNLQMNKTLEEMAMTMYKHWFVDFGPFKDGKFIDSELGPIPEGWEVLPLSEITSKITDGAHHSPKSVENGYPMASVKDMTDWGFTIDTCRKISDNDYQKLVAQGCQPRKDDILIAKDGSYLKHAFVVERDLDIALLSSIAILKPNFKMHPHLINLYLKLDEVKERMKSIVSGAVIQRIVLKDFRKFSVLVPEIKVQKEVLETINPLISQCWLNNSENQTLTNLRDTLLPKLISGEVGVKDVEQKVAEVL, encoded by the coding sequence ATGCCCAACAACTGGAAGACATATAAACTTTCTGAACTAACCAATAAGATTGGAAGTGGTGCAACACCAAGAGGCGGCAAAGAAGCTTATAAGGACAGTGGTATTTCGTTGATTAGGAGTCAAAATGTTCTAGATTTTTCTTTCTCTACAAATGGTCTTGCCTTTATAGATGAAAAGCAGGCAGAAGGATTGAAAAATGTTACTGTTGAGTCTCGTGATGTTTTATTGAATATTACAGGTGATTCAGTTGCAAGAGTTTGTCAAGTACCTGAAAAATGGCTTCCTGCAAGAGTGAACCAACATGTTGCAATTGTTAGAGCAAATAGAGAAAAGCTTTCTCCTGAATTTTTAAAATATTCATTACTCTCAAAAGCTAACAAGGAATATTTATTGACTTTAGCTAGTGCAGGTGCAACAAGAAATGCCATAACTAAATCAATGATTGAAGATTTTGAAATCTCAATTCCTGACTTAAAAGAACAAAAAGCCATCGCCTCCATTCTCTCTTCTCTGGATGACAAAATAGAGCTCAACCTCCAAATGAATAAAACCCTAGAGGAAATGGCCATGACCATGTACAAACATTGGTTTGTAGATTTTGGCCCTTTTAAAGATGGCAAGTTTATTGACTCTGAATTAGGCCCTATTCCTGAAGGGTGGGAGGTACTTCCATTATCAGAAATAACGTCTAAAATTACTGATGGCGCTCATCATAGTCCCAAATCGGTAGAGAATGGCTATCCAATGGCTTCTGTTAAGGATATGACAGATTGGGGATTTACGATTGATACATGTAGAAAAATTAGCGATAATGATTATCAAAAACTGGTTGCTCAAGGATGTCAACCACGAAAGGATGATATTTTAATAGCAAAAGATGGCAGTTACTTAAAGCATGCTTTTGTAGTTGAAAGGGATTTGGATATTGCATTACTTTCCTCAATTGCTATTTTGAAGCCAAACTTCAAAATGCACCCGCATCTAATTAATCTGTATCTAAAGCTAGACGAGGTAAAGGAACGGATGAAATCCATCGTGTCTGGTGCCGTAATTCAACGAATCGTACTTAAAGATTTTAGAAAATTTTCAGTTCTTGTTCCTGAAATAAAAGTACAAAAGGAGGTTTTAGAGACAATAAATCCTCTTATTTCTCAATGTTGGTTAAACAATAGTGAAAACCAAACCCTCACCAACCTCCGAGACACCCTACTCCCCAAACTCATCAGTGGAGAAGTGGGCGTAAAAGATGTGGAACAAAAAGTGGCTGAAGTGTTATGA
- a CDS encoding plasmid mobilization protein → MSKRTKRIMFRCSEDEYDSVKDKVNQLDTFKTMAGYVRYRALGFHIPSFSIERAKCLILINNLLRDLYELQSDEINERLKTIKQILL, encoded by the coding sequence ATGAGCAAAAGAACTAAAAGAATTATGTTCCGCTGTTCTGAAGACGAGTATGACAGCGTTAAAGATAAAGTAAACCAACTTGACACTTTTAAGACTATGGCGGGTTATGTGCGCTACAGAGCATTAGGATTTCATATACCGTCCTTTTCAATTGAACGTGCAAAGTGTTTGATACTTATTAACAACCTTTTGAGGGATTTATATGAACTACAAAGTGATGAGATTAATGAGAGGCTAAAAACGATCAAGCAAATACTACTATGA
- a CDS encoding helix-turn-helix domain-containing protein, giving the protein MSNYLQLSDEFFDQIAQRIALLLAQQLGQTAPQPEWLTPQETMEMLNVTSPVTMQNIRDDGRLKFTYITPRKVLYNRQSILDYLESKSV; this is encoded by the coding sequence ATGAGCAATTATTTACAACTCAGTGACGAGTTCTTTGATCAAATAGCTCAAAGAATCGCACTCCTGTTAGCCCAGCAGCTGGGACAAACAGCTCCTCAACCTGAATGGTTGACTCCTCAAGAAACCATGGAAATGCTAAATGTCACCAGTCCGGTGACTATGCAAAACATTAGAGATGATGGTAGACTTAAGTTTACCTACATCACACCACGAAAGGTTCTTTATAATCGCCAATCAATTCTCGATTATCTAGAATCAAAATCAGTTTAA
- a CDS encoding relaxase/mobilization nuclease domain-containing protein translates to MIIKVLPSPQNLYKSVDYLVQKAKGTEVIYVNGVQPDCTIGEMVQEFELVASLAGERLQHKYLHSTLAFDVNDFPNGITNDKMVEYSLYYLQQMGFTDENQVAIFLHHDRDETHYHCHVTANRVDVNGKIVSDSFSKIQTLEIITQLEDLHDLPKHQDRINQRKEDALNLVRKVGYLELDEARNRMYLEEVLRSARYKLYINKYKSDYRLTVCEMGSLCKWKAFYDRDIFNSVSRQNKIKNDKSKEENKLARGAEKGL, encoded by the coding sequence ATGATTATAAAGGTTTTGCCATCACCGCAAAACCTCTATAAAAGTGTTGATTATCTGGTCCAAAAAGCAAAGGGAACTGAAGTTATTTATGTAAATGGCGTGCAGCCAGACTGTACCATCGGTGAAATGGTTCAGGAGTTTGAGCTTGTGGCGTCATTAGCTGGGGAAAGACTTCAGCATAAATATCTTCATTCAACTTTGGCGTTTGATGTCAACGACTTTCCAAATGGAATTACCAATGATAAAATGGTTGAATACTCACTATACTATTTGCAGCAAATGGGATTTACGGATGAAAATCAAGTAGCAATTTTCCTTCATCATGACAGGGATGAAACCCACTATCATTGTCATGTCACCGCGAACCGCGTTGATGTAAATGGAAAAATTGTTAGTGATTCATTTAGTAAGATACAAACATTGGAAATAATTACACAATTAGAGGATTTGCATGATTTACCTAAGCATCAAGATAGAATAAATCAAAGAAAAGAAGATGCCTTGAACTTAGTAAGAAAGGTAGGTTACCTTGAATTAGATGAAGCGAGAAATCGGATGTACCTGGAAGAAGTACTCCGATCGGCTCGATACAAATTATATATAAATAAATACAAAAGTGATTACCGATTGACAGTTTGTGAAATGGGCAGTTTATGCAAATGGAAAGCCTTTTATGATAGAGATATATTCAACTCGGTATCACGACAAAACAAAATAAAAAATGACAAATCAAAAGAAGAAAATAAACTTGCAAGGGGCGCTGAAAAAGGCCTCTGA
- a CDS encoding type I restriction-modification system subunit M gives MAKADIDFEKELWDAANELRGAVSENNYKNYILPLVFVKHLSERYELVHEELDALLHDPKSDYYTTDKEEISYVLEDQDEYRSRNTFKIPKTASWQYLKDNAEQDNIKVIIDDAFDVIQELLTAYNPQLNNILPRIFVRSELSPKQTGGIINLLSHPKFSEKENPESDILGRIYEYYIGRFAMAEGSGAGQFFTPGSIVRLLVELLEPYKGRIFDPACGSGGMFVQSLKFVKEHGGNKSDISIYGQEMTAQTLRLCLMNLMLRELSFDIKLGNSLLDDKFPDLKADFIIANPPFNVSNWHPEDLPDGDPRLFGPKEEFTTDGNANYMWMQTFWHHLSDTGTAGIVMANGAMTSNTKGEKSARQHMVNNSMVDAIVRLPDKLFLTTGIPACLFILSKNRDGRDGIHRERTNEILFIDASKMGTMASRKLRVFSDDDVKKIGDTYHTWRTNPLQGEDKGVGYEDTPGFCKSATLEEVQKQDYKLTPGIYVGTEEADADDEPFEGKMERLKTQLMEQFEEGDRLKKAIQFNLNKI, from the coding sequence ATGGCCAAAGCAGACATCGATTTTGAAAAGGAACTATGGGACGCAGCTAATGAGTTGCGAGGCGCGGTTTCTGAAAATAACTATAAGAACTATATCCTCCCTCTGGTTTTTGTAAAGCATTTGAGTGAGCGCTATGAGTTAGTTCATGAAGAGTTGGATGCTTTGCTTCATGATCCTAAATCAGATTACTATACGACAGACAAAGAAGAGATCAGTTATGTATTGGAAGATCAGGATGAGTATCGTTCTCGAAACACATTTAAGATTCCTAAAACTGCCTCTTGGCAATATTTGAAGGACAATGCCGAACAGGATAACATCAAAGTGATCATTGACGATGCTTTTGATGTGATACAAGAATTACTGACTGCTTACAATCCACAACTTAATAATATTCTGCCGAGAATTTTTGTAAGGAGTGAATTATCTCCCAAACAAACAGGAGGTATTATTAACTTATTATCTCACCCTAAGTTTTCTGAGAAAGAAAACCCGGAGAGCGACATATTGGGCAGGATTTATGAATACTACATTGGCCGCTTTGCAATGGCCGAAGGTTCCGGTGCAGGACAATTCTTTACACCGGGTAGCATTGTAAGACTCTTGGTGGAACTTCTGGAACCCTATAAAGGCAGAATCTTTGACCCTGCATGTGGTAGCGGTGGTATGTTTGTGCAGAGCTTGAAGTTTGTGAAAGAGCATGGAGGAAACAAAAGCGACATCTCAATCTATGGCCAAGAGATGACCGCTCAGACCCTGCGTCTTTGTTTGATGAACCTCATGCTCAGAGAGCTGTCGTTTGACATCAAACTAGGTAACTCTTTACTGGATGACAAATTCCCCGACCTTAAAGCGGACTTTATCATAGCCAATCCACCTTTTAATGTGAGTAACTGGCATCCCGAAGATTTACCCGATGGTGATCCTCGTTTGTTTGGGCCTAAGGAAGAATTTACAACGGATGGTAATGCCAACTATATGTGGATGCAAACCTTCTGGCATCATTTGAGTGATACCGGTACAGCCGGAATTGTAATGGCCAACGGTGCCATGACCTCTAACACTAAGGGCGAAAAAAGTGCCCGACAGCATATGGTAAACAATAGCATGGTAGATGCCATAGTGCGTTTACCCGATAAGCTGTTTTTAACCACCGGCATACCGGCTTGCTTATTTATACTGAGCAAAAACCGCGATGGCAGAGACGGCATACACCGTGAGCGCACCAATGAAATACTGTTTATTGATGCCTCTAAAATGGGCACCATGGCCAGCCGTAAGCTTCGGGTATTTTCTGATGATGACGTTAAGAAAATAGGAGATACTTATCATACATGGCGTACAAACCCCCTCCAAGGAGAGGACAAAGGGGTGGGATACGAAGACACCCCGGGCTTCTGCAAATCAGCTACGCTTGAAGAAGTACAAAAGCAAGACTACAAACTGACTCCGGGAATCTATGTGGGCACAGAAGAAGCTGATGCCGATGATGAACCCTTTGAAGGAAAAATGGAGCGTTTGAAAACACAATTGATGGAGCAGTTTGAGGAGGGGGATAGATTGAAAAAAGCTATCCAATTTAACTTGAATAAAATATAG
- a CDS encoding ATP-dependent nuclease has protein sequence MKLTQIEIEDFKSIKKLRWKLDQKMICLVGQNESGKSNLIEVLQFIKPSTIEDLRYEVHTRRSSDRYVHNELPLIKAIYHLDSEVKKDLEFKLKPHNPNGKSLSKFTSFVVESAQNEDEFSLNYFLSENDELDIRDIAQNQTQIDECIKIIEDKLTEIRILKDSELGTFTATLANIKSSVAAGTSLFKLMQLTDVRDFAKIPSAIPQLRNYLRGVNNRLNNRFVQKYYSQDPSVRFEIIHDSGSLYLEIHDNTDAQYTIEERSDGFKYFFGLLIEVATLGGRSNNVIFVLDEPGAKLHPSGQRDLLRYFEELSLNFGIIYTTHSPFLINRLYPNRVRVIEKNKTAGTLFKEKGFSKNWRPLRSALGLTLSDSFYYSDKALIVEGPEDIIYISALIDYYNQTNKVQVNTDLFSIIDAGGEGNLPAMVQIMIDEERPTTVLMDSDSQGTYNRIDKKKKGLKSGMLVVTQINDFKKDAVSIEDLLPSKLLVTAFNSCLKELKEEGSLKLVEDKNESIDEKRLTSFSRYKNDLAPFVKSNFSNPNKTDDEWERERVPISKVGIARHFEIHLNKCLAENVDIKSPESLRLIKTLIEKLGLKP, from the coding sequence ATGAAATTAACTCAGATAGAAATCGAAGATTTTAAGTCCATTAAAAAGCTTAGATGGAAATTGGATCAAAAGATGATTTGTCTTGTTGGTCAAAATGAAAGTGGTAAGTCCAATTTAATAGAAGTACTGCAATTTATAAAGCCATCAACAATTGAAGATTTGCGTTATGAAGTTCATACAAGAAGAAGTAGTGATAGGTACGTGCACAATGAGCTTCCTCTGATAAAAGCTATATACCATCTAGATAGCGAGGTAAAAAAAGATTTAGAATTTAAGCTTAAACCCCATAACCCAAATGGAAAATCGTTATCAAAATTCACTTCATTTGTTGTAGAATCGGCTCAAAATGAAGATGAGTTTAGCTTAAATTACTTTTTATCTGAAAATGATGAATTGGACATACGAGACATCGCTCAAAATCAAACTCAAATTGATGAATGCATAAAAATTATAGAAGATAAGTTAACGGAAATTAGAATTTTAAAGGATTCTGAATTAGGAACTTTCACAGCCACATTAGCTAATATCAAATCTTCGGTAGCGGCTGGAACATCTCTTTTTAAACTAATGCAACTTACTGATGTAAGGGATTTTGCCAAAATTCCCTCCGCTATTCCTCAGTTAAGGAACTACCTTAGAGGGGTTAATAATAGGTTAAACAATAGATTTGTTCAAAAATACTATTCTCAAGACCCCTCAGTAAGATTTGAGATTATACATGATTCTGGAAGTCTATATCTTGAAATTCATGATAATACTGATGCCCAGTATACTATAGAAGAAAGGAGTGACGGTTTCAAATACTTCTTTGGGCTGCTAATTGAAGTCGCTACTTTAGGTGGTAGATCAAATAATGTGATATTCGTTTTGGATGAACCAGGTGCAAAGCTTCATCCAAGTGGTCAACGAGATCTATTACGTTATTTTGAAGAGCTTAGCCTTAATTTTGGAATTATTTACACGACTCATTCACCGTTTTTAATAAATCGACTTTACCCAAATAGAGTTCGAGTCATTGAAAAAAATAAAACAGCCGGGACTTTATTTAAGGAAAAAGGGTTTTCAAAAAATTGGAGACCATTACGAAGTGCTTTAGGACTAACATTGAGTGATAGTTTTTACTATTCAGATAAAGCCTTGATCGTGGAAGGTCCTGAAGACATAATTTATATATCTGCCCTGATAGACTATTACAATCAAACAAATAAAGTACAGGTCAATACTGACCTATTTTCAATTATTGATGCTGGTGGGGAAGGAAACCTTCCTGCAATGGTTCAAATAATGATAGATGAAGAAAGACCAACCACAGTATTGATGGACTCGGACTCGCAGGGAACATATAATAGAATTGATAAGAAAAAGAAAGGACTTAAATCTGGGATGCTTGTGGTAACTCAGATTAATGACTTTAAAAAAGATGCCGTATCTATTGAAGATTTGCTACCATCTAAGTTGCTAGTAACTGCATTTAATAGTTGCTTGAAGGAATTGAAGGAGGAGGGGAGTTTGAAATTAGTTGAGGATAAAAATGAGTCGATCGATGAGAAAAGATTAACCTCTTTTTCCAGATACAAAAATGACTTGGCCCCATTTGTTAAATCCAACTTTTCAAACCCTAATAAAACTGATGATGAATGGGAAAGAGAAAGAGTACCTATTTCTAAAGTTGGGATAGCCAGGCACTTTGAAATACATCTTAATAAATGTTTGGCTGAAAATGTTGATATTAAATCTCCAGAATCACTTAGGCTGATAAAGACTTTAATTGAAAAACTTGGATTAAAACCCTAA
- a CDS encoding P-loop NTPase fold protein, with the protein MTLKEFKKALIEFAITCIPEQYEDILVIPDTSEENYMYLTTVERSDIIDFIDMHFNRSSLSVQLSNGKDISSLKVLDAFNFLKEYNNRLASVPFKNKDIEKLLDIEKAILQNNIEKVFSDRKSIMKDFLELYIDQNKKNEKVYRLSQVARKLNVGIKTIIDFFGDRGIALESSPNTKISQSLYNELSKEFGEEYSQSTDKSGDNSSVELALEKLIQDPEIKFFAAGHIWDGNDQFKNFISNSIWENGHVKNDTKAVNRAKFKDIIILKSTFQKSGKGWFRAKAIGLVVRNYLDGHRLCVNWFTFNEPIDIPTGSQYRRTFQTIELAYLRQILYEILKTYPDLFEKLNELEKQENNGHLYFESVNDHTYAEDGKSTETNQTEKKYWWYSDNFSNDYLKVIHNSEEINVPLYPTEIYEFSSGDMVICFDIQDQNILAIAEIIDYTTDLVILKFDLIPYLSINSKSLEGIFESLQIGGELNVRFQSISRTIFDQIVKQTESNSNEEIIERQDYQAPINHDGITDTKDLLDIENDVRSFALLLAAREVKPPIAIALFGRWGSGKSFFMKHLQKRINELSKHQGFLVDPSDEPVNPKRKEKDNFCTGIAQIEFNAWSYLDANLWAGLVTSIFEKLNEYITDTTKSGVAQLRVQEKLKERLVSLQREKLTKEERLKNLIDLKHSYQIESKNLKESIKTNFTKHILNHIDANDELRAAHEAIEKDELLSSLEKKLKLDELKKEAQVFNSFIRNVKATPGIKKYVIYATVSVLLGIVLYQFMGFEYSWASFLPILTGFGIDIKALKKRYSQVKSFITKFNEVVGESVELQEEVQKHEALVTESEQQIEDAKQQIDQISSRIEDFEQYMVNEIHQETIKDFIQSRADHADYKSKLGIVSIIRKDFETLSQLFYQADKANGEIEDEELRKDREFINNQFKTGKNLDRIILYIDDLDRCSDEKVLEVIQAVHLLMAFPLFNVVVGVDKRCVRNALLLKTKLEYLKIAPIADVKKLGINMVEPGDYLEKIFQIPFELKDPGNSDVERFIDHLLQDQIETEIHEEAETEIDTAPEIETKEEVEEKSESEEVEAYDQPMFKRIKQVEEKMEVPEYIEPITTKEPEALVSSAPESLMLSEHEFKAIKEILYLVGSTPRTIKQYINIYRIIRAHKRPETNKAFDDNDHLAIMFLLAMKIGMFKKYSNELFKSLKLNSNNTLGAVINFSFRMEDTSEDLRNFKNQIEDLNGLSTIKPLLDMICEVLCEHIDFVSRFSFGEEIDKVELVKEEKA; encoded by the coding sequence ATGACTCTAAAGGAATTCAAAAAGGCCTTAATTGAGTTTGCTATTACATGTATTCCAGAGCAATATGAAGATATATTAGTTATTCCTGATACGAGTGAGGAGAACTACATGTATCTAACTACAGTGGAGCGATCGGATATAATTGATTTTATTGATATGCATTTTAACAGGAGTTCTTTATCTGTACAATTGTCAAATGGAAAAGATATTTCGTCACTAAAAGTTCTAGATGCATTTAATTTCTTAAAAGAATATAATAATAGGTTGGCTTCTGTTCCTTTTAAAAATAAAGATATTGAGAAGTTACTTGATATAGAAAAGGCTATTCTACAGAACAACATAGAGAAGGTTTTTAGTGACCGTAAAAGCATCATGAAGGATTTTTTAGAACTCTATATTGATCAGAATAAAAAGAATGAAAAAGTTTATAGACTATCTCAAGTAGCTAGGAAACTAAACGTAGGAATTAAAACAATTATTGATTTTTTTGGTGATCGCGGCATTGCACTAGAAAGTTCACCTAATACAAAAATTAGTCAATCCTTATATAATGAATTATCTAAGGAATTTGGTGAAGAATATAGCCAAAGTACGGATAAATCTGGAGATAACAGTAGTGTAGAATTGGCTTTGGAAAAGTTAATACAGGATCCGGAAATAAAATTTTTTGCAGCAGGTCATATTTGGGATGGTAATGACCAATTTAAGAACTTTATTTCAAATTCAATTTGGGAAAATGGCCATGTCAAAAATGATACTAAGGCAGTAAACAGAGCTAAATTTAAAGATATTATTATCTTAAAATCTACATTTCAAAAATCTGGAAAAGGTTGGTTTAGAGCAAAAGCTATAGGTTTAGTAGTCCGTAATTATTTGGACGGCCATAGGCTTTGTGTGAATTGGTTTACTTTTAATGAGCCAATTGATATACCCACAGGCTCTCAGTATAGAAGAACATTTCAAACAATAGAACTAGCATATTTAAGGCAAATATTATATGAAATATTAAAGACATATCCTGATCTCTTCGAGAAATTAAATGAATTAGAGAAACAAGAAAATAATGGACACCTATATTTTGAATCTGTAAATGACCACACTTATGCTGAAGATGGAAAAAGTACAGAGACTAATCAAACAGAAAAAAAGTATTGGTGGTACAGTGATAACTTCTCAAATGATTATTTGAAAGTAATTCACAATTCAGAAGAAATAAATGTTCCATTGTATCCAACTGAAATTTATGAATTTTCAAGTGGAGATATGGTTATTTGCTTTGATATTCAGGATCAGAATATTTTAGCTATAGCAGAAATCATAGATTATACCACTGACCTAGTTATACTTAAATTTGATTTGATACCCTACTTATCAATTAATAGTAAGAGTCTGGAGGGTATTTTCGAATCACTGCAAATTGGGGGCGAATTAAATGTTCGATTTCAATCGATATCAAGAACTATATTTGATCAAATAGTAAAACAAACTGAGTCTAATTCAAATGAGGAAATAATTGAGAGACAGGACTACCAGGCACCAATTAATCACGATGGTATTACTGATACCAAAGACTTACTGGACATTGAAAATGATGTAAGGTCGTTTGCGTTGCTTTTAGCAGCTAGAGAGGTAAAACCACCTATTGCTATTGCTCTTTTTGGTAGATGGGGCTCTGGAAAGAGCTTCTTTATGAAGCACCTGCAAAAAAGAATAAATGAATTATCGAAACATCAGGGTTTTTTGGTGGATCCAAGTGATGAACCAGTTAATCCTAAGCGAAAAGAAAAGGACAATTTCTGCACTGGTATAGCTCAAATAGAATTTAATGCTTGGTCTTACCTGGATGCTAATCTGTGGGCTGGTTTGGTGACCAGTATTTTTGAAAAATTAAATGAATACATAACAGATACCACGAAAAGTGGAGTTGCACAGCTGAGAGTGCAAGAAAAACTAAAGGAGAGGCTAGTATCATTACAACGAGAAAAGCTTACAAAAGAAGAAAGGCTGAAAAATCTGATTGATCTAAAACATAGCTATCAGATTGAAAGCAAAAATCTTAAAGAGTCAATAAAAACCAACTTTACTAAACATATTTTAAATCATATTGATGCCAATGATGAGCTTCGAGCAGCTCATGAAGCTATAGAAAAAGATGAATTACTATCCAGTTTAGAAAAAAAGCTAAAACTGGATGAGTTAAAAAAAGAAGCTCAGGTATTCAATAGTTTTATTAGAAATGTCAAAGCAACACCTGGCATAAAAAAGTATGTAATATATGCTACCGTTTCGGTGCTTTTAGGAATAGTCCTTTATCAATTTATGGGTTTTGAATATTCTTGGGCATCCTTTCTTCCTATTCTTACAGGATTTGGAATCGATATCAAAGCACTAAAAAAACGCTATTCTCAAGTGAAATCCTTCATTACTAAGTTTAATGAAGTGGTCGGAGAAAGTGTAGAGCTTCAGGAGGAAGTTCAAAAACATGAAGCGTTAGTTACCGAATCTGAGCAACAAATTGAAGATGCTAAGCAACAAATTGATCAAATAAGCTCCCGAATCGAAGATTTTGAGCAATATATGGTTAATGAGATTCATCAAGAGACTATTAAAGATTTTATCCAATCACGTGCCGATCATGCTGATTATAAATCTAAACTTGGTATTGTCTCCATCATTAGAAAAGACTTTGAAACGTTAAGTCAATTGTTTTACCAAGCCGATAAAGCAAATGGAGAAATTGAAGATGAAGAGTTAAGAAAAGACAGGGAGTTTATAAATAACCAGTTCAAAACAGGTAAAAACCTTGACAGGATTATTTTGTATATCGATGATTTGGATCGGTGCTCCGATGAAAAGGTGTTGGAAGTGATTCAGGCAGTACATTTGTTAATGGCATTTCCCCTATTTAATGTAGTAGTTGGTGTAGATAAGCGATGTGTTAGAAATGCCCTTTTGTTAAAGACTAAGTTAGAGTACCTGAAAATCGCTCCAATTGCCGATGTTAAGAAGTTGGGAATTAACATGGTTGAACCGGGCGATTATCTAGAAAAGATATTTCAGATTCCCTTTGAATTAAAAGACCCTGGAAACTCCGATGTTGAAAGGTTTATTGATCATCTGTTACAAGATCAAATTGAAACAGAAATTCATGAAGAGGCTGAAACCGAAATTGATACAGCTCCCGAGATCGAAACTAAAGAAGAAGTCGAAGAGAAATCGGAGAGTGAAGAGGTGGAAGCTTATGATCAACCTATGTTCAAAAGAATTAAGCAGGTTGAAGAAAAAATGGAGGTACCTGAATATATCGAGCCAATCACAACAAAAGAGCCTGAAGCATTGGTCTCTTCAGCGCCTGAAAGCTTAATGTTAAGTGAACACGAGTTTAAAGCAATAAAGGAGATACTTTATCTGGTTGGTAGTACTCCACGTACAATCAAGCAATACATAAATATTTACCGAATTATTAGGGCTCATAAACGACCAGAAACAAACAAAGCTTTTGATGATAATGATCATCTGGCAATCATGTTTTTGCTTGCAATGAAAATCGGTATGTTCAAAAAATACTCTAATGAGCTATTTAAAAGCCTCAAACTAAATTCGAATAATACATTGGGTGCAGTTATTAATTTCTCATTTCGAATGGAGGACACTTCTGAGGATTTGCGAAATTTCAAAAATCAAATAGAAGACCTTAATGGCCTATCCACCATAAAACCTTTGCTTGATATGATTTGTGAAGTACTTTGTGAGCATATTGATTTTGTAAGCCGTTTTTCATTTGGAGAAGAAATCGATAAGGTAGAATTGGTAAAAGAAGAAAAAGCCTAA
- the era gene encoding GTPase Era: MTKTSPHKAGFVSIIGKPNVGKSTLMNQVVGEKLSIITSKAQTTRHRIMGILSGDNFQIVYSDTPGILKPEYQLHQSMMKFVSSSLSDADVVLFVTDIYETFDEILGETLKKINVPLIFILNKIDQAKGTQAEDKLNYWKEHVKADAFIMISALDGVNIDKVFSQIVESLPEHPAYFPKDQLTDKPERFFAAEIVREKIFLNYKKEVPYSTEVEIMEFKEDEKIIRMRAEIYVERKSQKGIIIGHKGEALKKVGIAARKDLEEFFGKQVHLETFVKVAEDWRKKEINLKRFGYKN, encoded by the coding sequence TTGACTAAAACTTCTCCACATAAAGCCGGCTTTGTAAGTATCATTGGTAAGCCCAATGTTGGCAAATCTACCCTTATGAATCAGGTGGTAGGCGAAAAGCTCTCCATCATCACATCTAAGGCACAAACTACTCGTCATCGAATCATGGGAATTCTTAGTGGTGATAATTTTCAGATTGTCTATTCTGACACTCCCGGAATATTAAAACCCGAGTACCAGCTTCATCAATCGATGATGAAATTTGTTAGTTCTTCATTGTCTGATGCTGATGTAGTGCTTTTTGTAACAGATATCTATGAAACGTTTGATGAAATATTAGGCGAAACATTAAAAAAGATAAATGTACCTCTGATTTTCATTCTTAATAAAATAGATCAGGCTAAAGGCACGCAAGCCGAGGATAAGCTTAATTACTGGAAGGAACATGTAAAAGCAGATGCCTTTATCATGATTTCTGCACTTGACGGTGTAAACATTGACAAAGTTTTTAGTCAAATTGTAGAATCTCTACCTGAACATCCTGCCTATTTCCCTAAAGATCAACTGACAGATAAGCCAGAAAGATTTTTTGCTGCCGAAATTGTGCGTGAAAAAATATTCCTAAACTATAAGAAGGAAGTTCCATACAGCACAGAGGTAGAAATAATGGAATTCAAAGAAGATGAGAAAATCATAAGAATGCGTGCTGAAATATATGTGGAGAGAAAAAGTCAAAAGGGAATTATCATTGGACACAAAGGCGAAGCCCTAAAGAAGGTGGGTATTGCTGCCAGAAAAGATTTAGAGGAATTTTTCGGTAAGCAAGTTCATTTAGAGACCTTTGTGAAGGTGGCAGAAGACTGGCGCAAAAAAGAAATTAATTTAAAAAGATTCGGATATAAAAATTAG